Part of the Pseudoliparis swirei isolate HS2019 ecotype Mariana Trench chromosome 3, NWPU_hadal_v1, whole genome shotgun sequence genome, ctgtggaccctctgatgtggaccctctgatgtggactcactgtagaccctctgatgtggactcactgtggaccctctgatgtggaccctctgatgtggactcactgtggaccctctgatgtggactcactgtggaccctctgatgtggactcactgtagaccctctgatgtggactcactgtagaccctctgatgtggactcactgtggaccctctgatgtggactcactgtagaccctctgatgtggactcactgtggaccctctgatgtggactcactgtaGACCCTCTGATATGgaccctctgatgtggactcactgtagaccctctgatgtggactcactgtggaccctctgatgtggactcactgtagaccctctgatgtggactcactgtagaccctctgatgtggaccctctgatgtggactcactgtagaccctctgatgtggactcactgtggaccctctgatgtggactcactgtagaccctctgatgtggaccctctgatgtggactcactgtaGACCCTCTGATGTAGATCTGACCCATAGACGGATGGCACCCTCTAAAGACTACATTACCCATGAGCCATAGCATTCTAGTAAACAGGTCCTGACTGACAGGAAGTGCGGCCTCAGACCACCAGAATAAAAGCCCCTCACCACTGACGCCTGCTGGCTGTGCCACTGACTCACTGGGGGAACCGGGACCAGACCGGAGGCactgggagagaagagaggcggttagagctgtgtgtgtgtgtgtgtgtgtgtgtgtgtgtgtgtgtgtgtgtgtgtgtgtgtgtgtgtgtgtgtgtgtgtgtgtgtgtgtgtgtgtgtgtgtgtgtgtgtgtgtatggtacCTTCGTCTCTGTAGACCTCCTCTGAGCATcatctccatgttctcctcctgtagtgAACAAAGAGCTGGTCACGACCTCTTCACATGAAActaacacaagaagaagaagaagaagaagaagaagaagaagaagaagaagaagaagaagaagaagaagaagaagaagaagaacaacaacaacaacaacaactcctcACCTGCTTCTTGTGGTCTCCGgtcagagagaaaggagagacggggaggagctggagggaagATGGACGAAGGTCAGTcggtgttgttattgttgttattgttgttgttgttattgttgttgttgtacgaCACTGACCTGTGAGGGGCAGCTGGGGTTGATGGACACACTGCTGCGTCTGTATCGAGCTGAGGACACCGGACTGAAGACCGCCATCCcatcactgagagagagagagccacaaagagagagagagagagagagacagagagacagagacagacagaaagagagagagagaccgagagagaccgagagagagaaagagacagagagagagagagagagagacagaaagacaattcaattcaattcaattcagtttatttgtatagcccaatttcacaaatttgtctcggagtgctttacaatctgtacacatagacatccctgacctttgacctcacatcggaccaggaaaaactcccaaataacccttcaggggggaaaagggaagaacccttgaggagagaacagaggaggatccctctccaggatggacagaacaatagatgtcatgtgaccagaaggacagagttaaaatacattcaatgaatatgacagagtggatgaatagttcatagttggcatattccacgatggagacctccacgatccatcagacagagagacacacaaagagagagagagagagagagagagagagacatttacataaagggagagagatgctcagagaatatatttaaataaatatcttaATGAATGAAAAGCACCAGATTGGTCGTTACCTCATTATTAATTTAACGTATTGTAACAACTAAATACACACTTAATGTATTAAttaagttaaattaaataaggTTATGATGTTAAGATAATAGTAGTTATGATATAGTCAGGATGAAGATACTTTTAACTACCTAAATAACTGTAAAGTATAAATTAAGTTTTTCagtaaataataacaacattaatttacttttttagtaacttttttcttttagatTCAATATTACAATCATTCATCACTACAGTTATGATAAAACTGGCTGCAGTACCACTGACCTGACGCTGGTGATCATGGGGGCGCTGTTCGACCGGCGTAGCGCCCCGCCCCCGCCAGCTGCGCCTGCGCACTGGTCCACCTCCATCCGTTCCATCGCTCTCGCTCCGCAGGCCCGGCGGTGGCGGCGCCAAAGCAGCCGGCCTCCGACCCACCGACGGCGGCGTCGGGCTCTAACTCGAGCCCGGTGGAAGCCCGAGCCCGCAGGCCTCGCGAGCAGCGGCCAGcgagggagagcaacagagacgaGCCCCGCGACGCGGAAACACACTTTTTTGTCTTAATGGCGTCGGGCTGAAACGCGCCGTCGGTCCGCGGAGGCAGCGCGGAactttttttagttatgcgagtccGCGCCGCTGACGTGACTTTAGGATGTAGCGGCGCAGCTAACTTGGGtttttgcaataaaaaaaattaaaagatccGAAACCCTTCGAAGCCGCTACCGGGTCAAGTCCTCCGGGAGACCCGGTCCCACGGCGCCCCCCAACTCAACGAGACCTCCAGGAGAGTCCCGGAAACACCGGAAAAATATCACTTTGAAAGATTTTCACAACATAGAGTCCTTCACCAAATAGAGGTAGTTCACCAACTGGGGAAACAGCGCTGCCCTGCGGCCGCGCGGGGAACTGCAGCGCCGCACAGGAGCGCGGGAGTGAAGAGCTTATTAATTAACACTTTAATTAATGTTTCTCTCGTTATGACTTGTAAACAACATAATAGCACCGATATAGAGTCggtataatacattttatatatgtatatatatttttttctttttaatgtgttCATTTAAAATGGTTTAACCTCttgatattttttctttttctttctttctgtaaaGCACTTTGTATTAGTAAATAGTTATGCTGCATAAATACAGTTCGTAAtagtttaaattattaaaaaaacttgtattaaataaatcaaaattgGACTATTATGGACATATTTATTCCCTGGGAAGAAATGATGGCTGATCCTAAGAATTAAAAGCTTAtccattattttgtttttgtatgtattaataATCATAATGATCTCCTAAATTATGCtaaattatgaaaataattaaattatttgAACAGTGTATGGAAAATAAACTTCATCCTAAAATTCTAAACTAGAGGCGattaaaaatgtctcaaatCAGAGTGAATATTACAAAGATATTAAAgaatatttatacattatatataaatacattaatcaTGTCATGCATCACAGTAGATAGTGAATACAGTTCCCTATAAATACaacttaaataaaagaaatattaaaGTTGAGGCCTGAGGAGCTGTGAGATTTATTATCAtaatattatgaaaatattatttatcatgagaatattatttataatgagAACATGatttattatgaaaatattatttataatgagTACATGatttattatgaaaatattatttatcatgagaatattatttattatgaaaatattatttataatgagAACATGATTTATTATTGGCTGTTACAGGATCCTCAATCTGCTTCTAGTCGTCATCTCCGAAAAATGGTGAAAGGGGAAACCGGCATGTAACCCCTTCAATGCCGGAGaccggagaccagagactagagactagagaccagagactagagaccagagaccagagactagagactagagactagagaccagagactagagaccagagaccagagactagagaccagagaccagagactagagactagagaccagagaccagagactagagactagagaccagagactagagaccagagaccagagaccagagaccagagaccagagaccagagaccagagaccaggaccagagactagagaccagagaccaggaccaggaccagagaccagagaccagagaccagagaccagagaccagagaccagagaccagagaccagagaccagagagagaccagagactagagaccagagaccagagacca contains:
- the LOC130191295 gene encoding LOW QUALITY PROTEIN: PPP2R1A-PPP2R2A-interacting phosphatase regulator 1 (The sequence of the model RefSeq protein was modified relative to this genomic sequence to represent the inferred CDS: substituted 1 base at 1 genomic stop codon); the encoded protein is MERMEVDQCAGAAGGGGALRRSNSAPMITSVSDGMAVFSPVSSARYRRSSVSINPSCPSQLLPVSPFSLTGDHKKQEENMEMMLRGGLQRRSASGLVPVPPVSQWHSQQASVWFRSQDSGVTPNSSPSPTRRFRSVXFVTSDVTYNVTSDVTSCLPGGVESDGPPKKLFVAGVTDPAHRSSYTVSVSPPAGGASPQSSPLSLSPPPSHQHPGH